From one Triticum aestivum cultivar Chinese Spring chromosome 4B, IWGSC CS RefSeq v2.1, whole genome shotgun sequence genomic stretch:
- the LOC123090814 gene encoding histone-lysine N-methyltransferase ASHR1 — protein sequence MASWAEQLQRELAGRGLAVASVPGKGRGLLAARSFFPGEVIICQEPYASTPNRISVGSSCDHCFASGNLRKCSVCRVAWYCGSVCQKEEWKLHQLECQAISALTEERKKMLTPTIRLMVRLILRRKLQSEKAIPSSATDNYDLVDALESHISKVDDNQLVLYAQMANLVQLILPSIELDLKEIAHTFSKFACNAHTICDPELRPLGTGLFPAISIINHSCVPNAVLLFEGRTAYVRALQPLSSNTEVSISYIETAATTLKRHNDLKQYFFTCTCPQCIKDSEEDALLEGYRCKDQKCDGFLLPDSGKKAYTCQKCSISRDEEEVKKVSSEILLLSDKASSFLSSGNNSEAGSVYKIIEQLEQKHYHSFSITLLHTRETLLKIYMELQDWQTALMYCRMTIPVYERVYPPFHPMVGLQFYTCGKLEWLLEYTEDALKSLTRAADVLRITHGTQSQFMKELFGKLEEARAEVSFRLSSGDEQIS from the exons ATGGCGTCGTGGGCGGAGCAGCTGCAGCGCGAGCTCGCCGGCCGcggcctcgccgtcgcctccgTTCCAGGAAAGggccgcggcctcctcgccgcccgcaGCTTCTTCCCAG GGGAGGTCATTATTTGCCAGGAACCCTATGCTTCTACGCCCAACAGGATTTCGGTTGGATCGAGCTGCGACCACTGCTTCGCCTCCGGCAACCTGAGGAAGTGCTCGGTTTGTCGAGTAGCTTGGTACTGCGGGAGCGTGTGCCAG AAAGAAGAATGGAAGCTTCATCAACTTGAGTGTCAAGCCATCTCAGCGCTCACAGAGGAAAGGAAGAAGATGCTTACTCCTACAATCCGTTTGATGGTGCGGCTTATACTAAGAAGAAAACTGCAAAGCGAGAAG GCCATTCCATCTTCAGCAACAGATAACTACGAtctggtggatgcgctggagtccC ACATCTCGAAGGTTGATGATAATCAATTGGTCCTCTATGCTCAGATGGCCAATCTTGTGCAGCTGATTCTCCCTTCAATTGAACTTGATCTTAAGGAAATCGCACATACTTTTTCTAAG TTCGCCTGCAATGCTCATACCATATGTGATCCTGAACTGAGGCCCCTTGGGACTGGACTGTTTCCTGCTATATCAATTATTAACCACAG TTGTGTACCAAATGCAGTTTTGCTATTTGAGGGTCGGACTGCATATGTACGCGCGTTGCAACCCTTGAGTAGCAATACTGAG GTATCAATAAGTTATATCGAAACTGCAGCAACCACTTTGAAGAGACACAATGATCTCAAGCAGTACTTCTTCACCTGCACATGTCCCCAATGTATTAAG GATTCTGAGGAAGATGCTCTCCTGGAGGGATACAGATGCAAGGACCAAAAGTGTGATGGCTTTCTGCTGCCTGACTCGG GAAAGAAGGCTTATACATGCCAGAAATGTAGCATTTCTAGAGATGAAGAAGAGGTAAAGAAGGTGTCAAGTGAAATATTACTGCTGTCTGACAAAGCTTCTTCGTTTCTTTCATCTGGAA ATAATAGTGAAGCAGGTTCAGTGTACAAGATCATTGAGCAGTTAGAACAGAAGCATTACCATTCTTTCTCGATCACTTTGCTTCACACACGTGAAACACTCCTGAAG ATATATATGGAGTTGCAAGATTGGCAGACTGCATTAATGTATTGCAGAATGACTATTCCAGTTTATGAAA GAGTTTACCCACCTTTTCATCCAATGGTCGGACTGCAATTCTATACTTGCGGAAAGCTCGAATG GTTGCTTGAGTACACGGAGGACGCTCTGAAATCGTTAACTAGGGCAGCAGATGTACTTCGGATAACACACGGCACACAATCCCAGTTCATGAAAGAGCTATTTGGTAAGCTGGAGGAAGCGAGGGCAGAAGTTTCATTTAGGCTATCGTCTGGAGACGAGCAAATTTCATGA
- the LOC123090813 gene encoding 30S ribosomal protein S13, chloroplastic isoform X1 has translation MATLSMVSGPVATSSLPLSTRRRASSVSLPAPKKGGIGHGGLRIECIRIGGVEIPNHKRVEYSLQYIHGIGRNRSRQILLDLSFDNKVTKDLSEEEVITLRKEVTKYMIEGDLKRFNRVAIERMKEIRCYKGIRHKLGLPVRGQRTKNNCRTLKGKRASVAKKKSASSSDE, from the exons ATGGCGACCCTCTCCATGGTCTCCGGCCCCGTCGCCACCTCGTCTCTCCCCCtctccacccgccgccgcgcctcctccgtCTCCCTCCCCGCCCCCAAG AAGGGAGGCATTGGTCACGGCGGCCTGCGGATCGAGTGCATCCGTATCGGTGGTGTTGAGATCCCAAACCACAAGAGGGTGGAGTACTCGCTGCAGTACATCCATGGCATCGGGCGGAACCGCTCCCGCCAGATCCTTTTGGACCTCAGCTTCGACAACAAGGTCACCAAGGacctctccgaggaggaggtcatCACGCTCCGTAAGGAGGTCACCAAGTACATGATTGAAGGAGACCTT AAACGGTTCAACCGTGTGGCGATTGAGAGGATGAAGGAGATCCGGTGCTACAAGGGCATCCGGCACAAGCTCGGCCTCCCGGTCCGTGGCCAGAGGACAAAGAACAACTGCAGGACGCTCAAGGGGAAGAGGGCTTCCGTCGCCAAGAAGAAGTCGGCTTCGTCCTCCGACGAATAA
- the LOC123090812 gene encoding probable plastid-lipid-associated protein 4, chloroplastic produces MALVSLSLSPPCAPASSSSSSHLLTPPSLAGGSGSRRGGPRGNAGLALTLPAGRRGREWRAPVSSFSSFLPSFFTGSKRKEEEDAKKAAALKAELLAAIAPLDRGAEATPEDKDRVDQIAQRLEEVNPTKEPLKSELLNGKWELLYTTSTSILQPQRPKFLRSFGTIYQAINTDTLRAQNMETLPYFNQVTANLVPLNSRRVAVRFDYFKIFSLIQIKAPGSGKGELEITYLDEELRVSRGDKGNLFVLKMVDPLYRVPL; encoded by the exons ATGGCGCTCGTCTCGCTCTCGCTCTCGCCCCCGTGCGCGCccgcctcctcgtcttcctccaGCCACCTCCTCACGCCGCCGTCGCTCGCTGGCGGCAGCGGTAGcaggagaggagggccacggggCAACGCAGGCCTCGCGCTAACGCTGCCGGCCGGGCGTCGGGGTCGGGAGTGGAGGGCGCCGGTGTCGTCCTTCTCGTCCTTCCTGCCGTCCTTCTTCACGGGGAgcaagaggaaggaggaggaggacgccaaGAAGGCGGCGGCGCTCAAGGCGGAGCTGCTGGCGGCCATCGCGCCGCTCGACCGCGGCGCCGAGGCCACGCCGGAGGACAAGGACCGCGTCGACCAG ATCGCGCAGCGGCTGGAGGAGGTGAACCCGACCAAGGAGCCGCTCAAGTCCGAGCTCCTCAACGGCAAGTGGGAGCTCCTCTACACCACCTCCACATCCATTCTCCAGCCGcag AGGCCAAAGTTTCTGAGGTCATTCGGGACGATTTACCAAGCGATCAACACCGACACCTTGCGAGCCCAAAACATGGAGACACTGCCTTACTTTAATCAG GTTACTGCCAATTTGGTGCCTCTCAACTCTAGAAGAGTGGCAGTTAGGTTTGATTACTTCAAAATATTTAGCCTG ATCCAAATCAAAGCACCTGGAAGTGGCAAAGGTGAACTAGAGATCACATATCTTGATGAAGAGCTCAG GGTTTCGAGAGGCGACAAGGGGAACTTGTTCGTGCTCAAGATGGTCGACCCATTATACCGAGTTCCGTTGTAA
- the LOC123090811 gene encoding uncharacterized membrane protein At4g09580: protein MLFARRDIEAAGAGAGAGQDGSPAAKKGKPESAAAAAVARPTLTRTEALAAAAVLALFVAGIFCIFLAAPRREFGQILRLPRSLADVRLLKDNLAVYASEHQANFVLGYCSIYIFMQTFMIPGTIFMSLLAGALFGVIKGGVLVVFTATAGASSCYFLSKLIGRPLVCWLWPERLRYFQSEIAKRKDKLLNYMLFLRITPTLPNTFINMASPIVDIPFHIFFAATLIGLIPASYITVKAGRALGDLRSVRELYDFKTLVVLFLIGSVVVVPTILKRKRTYE, encoded by the exons atgCTCTTCGCGCGCCGCGACATCGAGGCcgcgggcgccggcgccggcgccggccaggACGGCTCGCCGGCCGCCAAGAAGGGCAAGCCGGagtccgcggccgccgccgccgtggcgcgCCCCACGCTGACGCGGACCGAGGCGCTCGCGGCCGCCGCCGTGCTCGCGCTCTTCGTCGCCGGGATCTTCTGCATCTTCCTCGCCGCGCCCCGCCGCGAGTTCGGCCAGATCCTCCGCCTCCCGCGCAGCCTCGCCGACGTGCGCCTCCTCAA GGACAACCTTGCTGTGTATGCAAGTGAGCATCAGGCAAATTTCGTGCTGGGGTATTGCTCCATATACATCTTCATGCAAACATTTATGATCCCCGGAACAATATTTATGTCTTTACTTGCTGGAGCACTTTTTGGGGTGATTAAAGGGGGCGTTTTGGTCGTCTTCACTGCCACAGCTGGGGCATCATCTTGCTATTTTCTCTCCAAGTTGATTGGCAGACCTTTGGTTTGCTGGTTGTGGCCTGAAAGACTGAGATATTTCCAGTCAGAG ATTGCAAAGAGGAAAGACAAGCTGTTGAACTACATGCTTTTTCTGAGAATAACACCAACTTTGCCCAATACTTTCATAAATATGGCGTCACCTATTGTCGACATACCTTTCCATATTTTCTTTGCTGCAACACTAATTGGACTCATCCCAGCATCTTATATTACTGTAAAG GCTGGGAGAGCTCTAGGCGATCTAAGATCAGTTAGGGAATTGTACGACTTCAAGACATTAGTTGTTCTGTTCCTCATTGGATCTGTCGTCGTCGTCCCAACCATCCTGAAAAGGAAGAGAACATACGAGTGA
- the LOC123090813 gene encoding 30S ribosomal protein S13, chloroplastic isoform X2: MATLSMVSGPVATSSLPLSTRRRASSVSLPAPKGGIGHGGLRIECIRIGGVEIPNHKRVEYSLQYIHGIGRNRSRQILLDLSFDNKVTKDLSEEEVITLRKEVTKYMIEGDLKRFNRVAIERMKEIRCYKGIRHKLGLPVRGQRTKNNCRTLKGKRASVAKKKSASSSDE; encoded by the exons ATGGCGACCCTCTCCATGGTCTCCGGCCCCGTCGCCACCTCGTCTCTCCCCCtctccacccgccgccgcgcctcctccgtCTCCCTCCCCGCCCCCAAG GGAGGCATTGGTCACGGCGGCCTGCGGATCGAGTGCATCCGTATCGGTGGTGTTGAGATCCCAAACCACAAGAGGGTGGAGTACTCGCTGCAGTACATCCATGGCATCGGGCGGAACCGCTCCCGCCAGATCCTTTTGGACCTCAGCTTCGACAACAAGGTCACCAAGGacctctccgaggaggaggtcatCACGCTCCGTAAGGAGGTCACCAAGTACATGATTGAAGGAGACCTT AAACGGTTCAACCGTGTGGCGATTGAGAGGATGAAGGAGATCCGGTGCTACAAGGGCATCCGGCACAAGCTCGGCCTCCCGGTCCGTGGCCAGAGGACAAAGAACAACTGCAGGACGCTCAAGGGGAAGAGGGCTTCCGTCGCCAAGAAGAAGTCGGCTTCGTCCTCCGACGAATAA